From the Burkholderia mayonis genome, one window contains:
- a CDS encoding IS5 family transposase codes for MGPKLPVTEGDFFRQPLREQINLKHPLIRLADLIDWARLSTTMSASFASSRGRPATSPRLIAGLLYLQHAFDLSDEEVVWQWLENPYWQVFTGETYLQTKPPIDPSSLTRWRKRLGEAGVEELLAETIEAAKRAKVIKTTSLKRVIVDTTVMEKAIAHPTDSRLLERCREHLVKAAAQHGLKLRQNYNREAPRLAGQIGRYAHAKQYKRMKKALRTLRSRVGRVMRDVERQLEGVVQQSRAELEDLISRTKRILTQKQKDKNKLYALHAPEVECLAKGKARKPYEFGVKVSITTTHKEGLVVGARSMPGNPYDGHTLAEALEQAAILSDVQPEIAVVDRGYKGVAVDGVKVYHPGLRRGITRGLRAMIRRRSAIEPAIGHMKADGKLDRNWLKGSLGDAIHAVLCGAGHNLRMILRNLRLFYALILVALLSFRAAAPSAA; via the coding sequence ATGGGTCCGAAGTTGCCGGTGACAGAGGGAGATTTCTTCCGCCAACCGCTGCGCGAGCAGATCAATCTGAAGCATCCGTTGATTCGCCTGGCCGATCTGATCGACTGGGCTCGGTTGAGCACGACGATGAGTGCGAGTTTCGCATCGTCTCGTGGCCGACCGGCAACGTCGCCGCGTTTGATCGCAGGGCTGCTGTACTTGCAGCACGCGTTCGACCTGTCGGATGAAGAGGTCGTCTGGCAATGGCTGGAGAACCCGTACTGGCAAGTGTTCACCGGCGAGACGTACTTGCAGACGAAACCGCCGATCGATCCGTCGAGCCTGACGCGCTGGCGTAAGCGCCTGGGCGAAGCCGGCGTTGAAGAACTGTTGGCTGAGACGATCGAAGCGGCCAAACGCGCAAAGGTCATCAAGACGACGAGCCTGAAGCGGGTGATTGTCGATACGACGGTGATGGAAAAGGCGATTGCGCATCCCACCGATTCGCGCCTGCTCGAACGTTGCCGGGAACATCTGGTGAAGGCCGCCGCCCAGCACGGGCTGAAGCTGCGGCAGAACTACAACCGCGAAGCGCCGCGTCTGGCGGGCCAGATCGGGCGCTATGCGCATGCGAAGCAGTACAAGCGGATGAAGAAGGCGCTGCGCACTTTGCGTTCACGAGTGGGGCGCGTGATGCGTGACGTGGAGCGGCAACTGGAAGGCGTTGTTCAGCAAAGTCGCGCGGAGTTGGAAGACTTGATCAGCCGCACGAAGCGGATTCTCACGCAGAAGCAGAAGGACAAAAACAAGCTGTATGCGCTGCACGCGCCGGAAGTGGAGTGCCTGGCGAAAGGCAAAGCGCGCAAGCCGTACGAATTTGGCGTGAAGGTGTCGATCACCACGACGCACAAGGAAGGTCTGGTAGTCGGAGCTCGTTCAATGCCGGGCAATCCATACGACGGGCACACGTTGGCCGAAGCGTTAGAACAAGCGGCGATCCTGAGCGATGTGCAGCCGGAGATCGCCGTCGTCGACCGCGGCTACAAGGGCGTCGCCGTCGATGGTGTGAAGGTCTATCACCCAGGTTTGCGACGCGGTATCACACGCGGCCTGCGAGCAATGATCCGGCGTCGCAGCGCAATCGAACCGGCCATCGGGCACATGAAGGCCGACGGCAAGCTCGATCGAAATTGGCTCAAGGGTTCGTTGGGCGATGCGATTCATGCGGTGCTGTGCGGCGCTGGCCACAACCTGCGGATGATCCTGCGCAACCTGCGGCTTTTTTACGCCCTGATTCTCGTCGCTTTGCTCAGCTTCCGAGCCGCTGCGCCGTCGGCGGCGTAG
- a CDS encoding response regulator transcription factor: protein MVIYLVEDDEIQAQYYQSILARHGWEVKILLDGERAFREIHRMTPDLVILDRRLPDLDGLEVLAWIRKNHATVPVLILTNAVLESDVVTALEAGADDYVTKPPREQEFVARVKALYRRSREIHTRPELMEIGPYKIQTIEKTVYLHREKISLSPKEYEIVELLAQNLGQVVPRDKMVSLVWGRPPDEASFRTLDTHIYRIRQKLGLTRCNLVILRSVYRHGYRLEYIGKIYQ from the coding sequence GTGGTTATTTACTTGGTCGAGGATGACGAAATTCAAGCTCAATACTACCAGTCAATTTTGGCGAGACACGGATGGGAAGTGAAGATATTGCTTGATGGCGAGCGAGCATTTCGCGAGATTCATCGAATGACTCCGGATTTGGTCATTCTCGACAGACGATTGCCAGATCTCGACGGACTTGAAGTTCTGGCCTGGATACGAAAGAACCACGCTACCGTCCCGGTCCTCATATTGACGAATGCGGTTCTCGAGTCGGATGTCGTTACGGCATTGGAGGCCGGCGCCGATGATTACGTGACCAAGCCCCCCAGGGAGCAAGAATTCGTCGCGCGCGTGAAGGCGCTATATCGACGATCCCGCGAAATTCACACTCGGCCCGAATTGATGGAAATTGGCCCATATAAAATCCAAACAATCGAAAAAACAGTCTACCTTCATCGCGAAAAAATATCACTATCCCCCAAGGAATACGAGATCGTCGAATTACTTGCCCAGAATCTCGGACAGGTCGTGCCGCGAGACAAGATGGTTTCTCTCGTTTGGGGACGCCCGCCCGACGAGGCAAGCTTTCGCACGCTCGACACCCACATTTATCGCATCAGGCAAAAATTAGGATTAACACGCTGCAATCTTGTCATATTGCGCTCCGTCTACAGACATGGATATAGGCTCGAGTATATTGGAAAAATATACCAATAA
- a CDS encoding aldo/keto reductase produces MCPYFFDTADIYSRGESERILGRALCDFAVRNDIVIATKAFFPTSDAPNARGLSRKHLFAGIDASLKRLGTDHVDLFVIHRFDPETPMEETLDALDAIVRSGKARYLGASSMHAWQLMKMLAYQRHHGLAPFVSMQSQYNLICRSDEYEMLPMCIGEGVAYTPWSPLGRGLLAGSRRTGTLRADTDRQMVDWYGGRSDVAAAVAAVERLAGARGVPPAQIALAWVLRRPGVTAPIVGLSKPHHVSDALAALALELSDDEIAMLDGTTENSLDVAQW; encoded by the coding sequence ATGTGCCCCTATTTTTTTGATACCGCCGACATTTATTCGCGCGGCGAAAGCGAGCGCATCCTCGGCCGTGCGCTATGCGACTTCGCGGTGCGAAACGACATCGTGATCGCGACAAAGGCATTCTTTCCGACAAGCGACGCGCCCAACGCGCGGGGACTGTCGCGCAAGCATCTGTTTGCAGGCATCGACGCATCGCTCAAGCGTCTCGGTACCGACCACGTCGATCTCTTCGTGATTCATCGCTTCGATCCGGAAACGCCGATGGAAGAAACGCTGGATGCGCTCGACGCGATCGTGCGCAGCGGCAAGGCGCGCTATCTCGGCGCGTCGTCGATGCATGCATGGCAACTGATGAAGATGCTCGCGTATCAGCGGCATCACGGGTTGGCTCCGTTCGTCTCGATGCAGAGTCAATACAATCTCATTTGCCGCAGCGACGAATATGAAATGTTGCCGATGTGCATCGGCGAGGGCGTCGCGTATACGCCGTGGTCGCCGCTCGGCCGAGGGTTGCTGGCGGGGTCGCGCCGAACCGGCACGCTGCGCGCGGACACCGATCGGCAGATGGTCGACTGGTACGGCGGGCGAAGCGACGTGGCGGCGGCCGTCGCGGCGGTCGAACGGCTGGCAGGCGCACGCGGCGTGCCGCCTGCGCAGATCGCGCTCGCGTGGGTGCTGCGGCGTCCGGGCGTAACTGCGCCGATCGTCGGCTTGTCGAAGCCGCACCATGTATCCGACGCGCTCGCTGCGCTCGCGCTCGAACTGTCCGACGACGAGATCGCCATGCTGGACGGCACGACGGAGAACAGCCTCGACGTCGCGCAATGGTGA
- the tssM gene encoding type VI secretion system membrane subunit TssM has translation MNKFLSFLVSRQFLSFVALLLVALLIWFVGPFVAFGGLKPLAGAGMRILVIALLLAGVLLWLADWSTSVVFVALLCLLIWHASPLLAFGHATPFVPESARVIAIAVVLTAFLIHLAFRLLQKMRTDADFLKNLIEFGSKKHASPAAGQLAKVNAAVAGALARLKAMRTGARGLGRLFQGKRYLYELPWFITLGSGASGKTSALLNAGLSFPLAAQMQRATARLANQSGAVDWWLTNDAVLIDTAGHYTRHGTSRHALPQPPVPASSGHPDGAESAGKPHARHSEGQTTGEGRAAAAASANTASADFPPGEESTWRQIVDQAEWLGFLRMLRKHRPRAPINGALLTVDVAELTSVDENARIAEAAALRARLADLRTELGIRFPVYLLITKMDRLPGFSEYFSSLTTEGRAQTWGFTLPYGKETIANEGVHARCTEELGELAARLAAGVNARLLEEHETLRRRRLAAFAEEFLVLTHTLGELINRVFLDSRYDDTQRHSTLRGVYFTSAAQTGGEIAAEPRTVAQRLAAAIGRVPATATLAPRHEGSQSFFLHDPLTKIVFPDAHLVHPNLRWEYRSRTLCLIGHALALLLFGWLAIGLRISMSNNGDYLDAIGHKTAALASRVSQLYKAPKPEAVPDALTEARHLPAYPGLDLSNPDGAWRFGLYTPPDIVAESHRTYDALEDTLLLPQIVKRIEAVLAQSIAGRNPKAAYDALRVYLMLYDKAKFDAAQVEAWVLDDWAKTDSAAVFGGRASMIAHVEQLFSGERAVQSPLIRNDGLIQQARAFLDGSNATQRLYERAKAAMQKEAPDEFTLLKAVGPQAGTVFARASDAPLSRGVPGLFTFDGYRRVFDKRLPEFVQIARDDDAWVMGRAYLGEAQKKTTAIGRAAADTDDPLTEAIRRQYLMEYAQQWDAFLGDIRTVTGTSLAFNLLVLRSFAAPDSPLARLARAAVHETTLTQPIAQADRSVLQKATDSLSQKADKALGIRAEERVERELVDSRFAGLREMVTGSAEARTETPPSAAQAGKTGLDGVANLLNDYYTALTVADDALSNNSMPPASDAAAKLKMAANTMPAPFRAVLLELSIEGSREVNRGIGQLLSRQMEAMVGDTCRLTIEGNYPFATDSKRDVRIDDFTRVFARGGVIDDFFTKTLAPFVDTSTRPWRYKTLPGATEPVQGPDLEPFQHAKAIREIFFGDPGEKQLAWKADIRTPELDPTITSLMIDVDGQTTLYQHGPVAPFTVSWPGPRGGVHVEITASPRIRPDTSTVSTDGPWALLRLLQKGHLIETATPGRSRVALDFDGRRAVLDIASTGSVANPLTSNVLKTFQCPVSMPTFNLADTGPPPGLPPASPRTPPATETVHRQYRSGEPVRQRVAHPIGVRENM, from the coding sequence ATGAACAAGTTCCTGTCCTTTCTGGTGTCGCGCCAGTTCCTCTCCTTCGTCGCGCTGCTGCTCGTCGCGCTGCTGATCTGGTTCGTCGGCCCGTTTGTCGCGTTCGGGGGCCTCAAGCCGCTCGCGGGCGCGGGCATGCGAATCCTCGTGATCGCGCTGCTGCTGGCCGGCGTGCTGCTGTGGCTCGCGGACTGGTCGACCAGCGTCGTGTTCGTGGCGCTGCTGTGCCTGCTGATCTGGCATGCGTCGCCGCTTCTTGCGTTCGGACACGCAACGCCCTTCGTACCGGAATCTGCGCGGGTGATTGCGATCGCGGTCGTCCTCACGGCATTTCTGATCCACCTGGCGTTCCGGCTCTTGCAGAAGATGCGCACGGACGCGGACTTTCTCAAGAACCTGATCGAGTTCGGCAGCAAGAAGCACGCGTCGCCCGCAGCCGGCCAACTGGCCAAGGTCAATGCGGCGGTCGCCGGCGCGCTCGCGCGGCTGAAGGCGATGCGCACCGGCGCCCGCGGACTCGGGCGCCTCTTCCAGGGCAAGCGCTACCTGTACGAACTGCCGTGGTTCATCACGCTCGGTTCGGGGGCATCGGGCAAGACGAGCGCGCTGCTCAACGCCGGGCTGTCGTTCCCGCTGGCCGCGCAGATGCAACGGGCGACGGCCAGGCTGGCGAACCAGAGCGGGGCCGTGGATTGGTGGCTGACCAACGACGCGGTCCTGATCGACACGGCGGGCCATTACACGCGTCACGGCACCTCGCGGCATGCATTGCCGCAACCGCCCGTCCCGGCTTCGTCCGGGCATCCGGACGGCGCCGAATCCGCGGGCAAGCCCCACGCCCGCCATTCGGAGGGCCAGACGACCGGTGAAGGCCGCGCTGCCGCTGCGGCCTCGGCAAACACGGCAAGTGCCGACTTCCCGCCTGGCGAGGAAAGCACGTGGCGGCAGATCGTCGACCAGGCGGAGTGGCTCGGCTTTCTGCGCATGCTGCGCAAGCACCGTCCCCGCGCGCCGATCAACGGCGCGCTGCTCACCGTCGACGTGGCCGAACTGACGAGCGTCGACGAGAACGCGCGCATTGCCGAAGCCGCCGCATTGCGCGCACGGCTCGCCGATCTGCGCACGGAGCTGGGCATCCGTTTTCCCGTCTATCTGCTGATCACGAAGATGGACCGGTTGCCGGGCTTCAGTGAATACTTCAGCTCGCTGACGACGGAAGGCCGTGCCCAGACCTGGGGTTTCACGCTCCCGTACGGCAAGGAAACCATTGCAAACGAGGGCGTCCATGCTCGCTGCACCGAGGAACTGGGCGAACTGGCCGCGAGGCTCGCCGCCGGCGTCAATGCACGTCTGCTGGAGGAACACGAAACGCTCAGACGCCGCCGGCTCGCCGCCTTTGCCGAAGAGTTCCTCGTGCTGACGCACACGCTCGGCGAACTGATCAACCGCGTGTTCCTCGATTCCCGCTATGACGATACGCAGCGCCACTCGACGCTGCGCGGCGTGTATTTCACGAGCGCCGCCCAAACCGGCGGGGAGATCGCGGCGGAACCGCGCACCGTGGCGCAGCGTCTCGCGGCCGCCATCGGACGCGTGCCGGCCACGGCCACGCTCGCGCCGCGGCACGAAGGCAGCCAGAGCTTCTTCCTCCACGATCCATTGACGAAGATCGTGTTTCCGGACGCGCATCTGGTACACCCCAATCTGCGGTGGGAATATCGCTCTCGCACGCTGTGTCTCATCGGCCACGCGCTCGCGCTGCTGCTGTTCGGGTGGCTGGCGATCGGCCTGCGCATCAGCATGAGCAACAACGGCGATTATCTCGACGCGATCGGGCACAAGACGGCGGCGCTCGCATCCCGGGTCAGCCAGCTATACAAGGCGCCCAAGCCCGAGGCGGTGCCCGATGCGCTGACCGAAGCGCGCCACCTCCCCGCGTACCCGGGTCTCGACCTGTCGAACCCGGACGGCGCCTGGCGCTTCGGCCTGTACACACCGCCCGACATCGTCGCCGAAAGCCATCGCACCTACGACGCACTGGAGGACACCCTGCTGCTGCCGCAGATCGTGAAGCGCATCGAAGCGGTCCTTGCTCAGTCGATCGCCGGCAGGAACCCGAAGGCCGCCTACGATGCGCTGCGCGTCTACCTGATGCTGTACGACAAGGCAAAGTTCGACGCCGCCCAGGTCGAAGCGTGGGTGCTCGACGACTGGGCCAAGACCGACAGCGCGGCGGTGTTCGGCGGTCGCGCATCGATGATCGCCCACGTCGAGCAGCTCTTCTCCGGCGAGCGTGCCGTGCAGTCCCCGCTGATCCGTAACGACGGGTTGATCCAGCAGGCGCGTGCGTTTCTCGACGGCAGCAACGCGACCCAGCGGCTCTACGAGCGCGCGAAGGCGGCGATGCAGAAGGAAGCGCCGGACGAGTTCACGCTGCTCAAGGCCGTCGGCCCGCAGGCCGGGACGGTCTTCGCACGCGCGAGCGACGCGCCGCTCTCGCGCGGCGTGCCGGGCCTCTTCACGTTCGACGGCTATCGGCGCGTGTTCGACAAGCGTCTGCCCGAGTTCGTGCAGATCGCGCGCGACGACGACGCGTGGGTCATGGGCCGCGCCTATCTGGGCGAGGCTCAAAAAAAAACGACTGCAATCGGGCGCGCGGCGGCGGATACCGACGATCCGCTGACTGAAGCCATCCGCCGGCAATACCTGATGGAATACGCACAGCAATGGGATGCCTTTCTCGGCGACATCCGCACGGTGACAGGCACGAGTCTCGCCTTCAACCTGCTGGTCCTGCGAAGCTTCGCCGCACCGGATTCGCCGCTCGCACGGCTCGCGCGCGCGGCGGTCCACGAAACGACACTCACGCAGCCCATCGCCCAGGCGGACCGTTCCGTCCTGCAAAAGGCGACCGACTCGCTGAGCCAGAAAGCGGACAAGGCGCTCGGCATTCGCGCCGAGGAGCGCGTCGAGCGCGAGCTGGTCGACAGTCGTTTCGCCGGCTTGCGCGAAATGGTGACGGGCAGCGCGGAGGCCCGGACGGAAACACCCCCCTCCGCCGCGCAGGCGGGCAAGACCGGCCTCGACGGCGTGGCGAACCTGCTGAACGACTATTACACCGCACTGACCGTGGCGGACGACGCCCTTTCCAACAACAGCATGCCGCCCGCAAGCGACGCCGCGGCGAAACTGAAGATGGCCGCGAACACGATGCCGGCGCCCTTTCGTGCGGTGCTGCTCGAACTCTCGATAGAGGGCTCGCGAGAGGTGAACCGGGGGATCGGCCAACTGCTGTCGCGCCAGATGGAGGCGATGGTCGGCGACACCTGCCGGCTCACGATCGAGGGCAACTATCCGTTTGCAACCGACAGCAAGCGCGACGTGCGCATCGACGATTTCACACGCGTGTTCGCGCGGGGCGGCGTCATCGACGACTTCTTCACGAAGACGCTCGCGCCGTTCGTCGATACGTCTACGAGGCCGTGGCGCTACAAGACGCTGCCCGGCGCGACCGAACCGGTGCAGGGCCCCGATCTCGAACCGTTCCAGCATGCCAAGGCGATCCGCGAGATCTTTTTCGGCGATCCGGGCGAGAAGCAACTCGCCTGGAAGGCCGACATCCGGACGCCTGAACTGGACCCTACGATCACGAGCCTGATGATCGATGTCGACGGACAGACGACGCTCTATCAGCACGGTCCCGTTGCCCCATTTACGGTGAGCTGGCCGGGACCGCGCGGCGGCGTCCATGTGGAGATCACGGCGAGCCCGCGCATCCGGCCCGACACGTCGACGGTCTCGACGGACGGCCCATGGGCGCTGCTGCGCCTGTTGCAGAAGGGGCATCTGATCGAAACGGCGACGCCCGGGCGCTCGCGCGTCGCGCTTGACTTCGACGGCCGCAGGGCCGTGCTCGACATCGCGAGTACCGGCAGCGTCGCCAATCCGTTGACCAGCAACGTGCTGAAGACTTTCCAGTGTCCCGTTTCGATGCCGACGTTCAATCTGGCGGACACCGGGCCGCCACCGGGATTGCCGCCGGCGAGCCCGCGCACGCCGCCCGCCACGGAGACCGTGCATCGCCAATACCGATCGGGGGAGCCGGTTCGCCAGCGCGTCGCTCATCCAATCGGTGTCCGCGAGAACATGTGA
- the tssL gene encoding type VI secretion system protein TssL, long form: protein MHRPDRAAPEPIDLAVTPFAQRGGTTRAPAAESPAARLAAIKAAPNPLLEAARPLLRALADMPDQLDREGIQQLRLLLEQEVRLFQRLCDQANIRRDHMLGARYCLCTALDEAAMQTSWARSGESSLGTWISEGLATSFHEDRQGGDKVYLLIGRLMSSPQEHLDLLEVVYRLLSLGFEGRYRYEADGQRKHETVRQRLHNEIASRRGAVSVALSPHWQSDARGGRVSFYDFPVWITVVVLSLILLGLFGYFKYVLSTRSADVQQRIADIGRMTPPPAPPALRLKALLGNEIAAGTVSVDEDSGHGSVTFRGDAMFPPGAAAVNSAMGPLIAKIAGEIVKMPGKVTVTGYTDNVPIKSRQFASNEALSEERATQVMQMLQSAGVPASRLESIGKGDTGPIGDNGTVQGRALNRRVEITVAY from the coding sequence GTGCATCGTCCGGATAGGGCCGCACCGGAACCGATCGATCTCGCCGTGACGCCGTTTGCGCAGCGCGGCGGCACCACGCGCGCCCCGGCCGCGGAGTCGCCCGCTGCCCGCCTCGCCGCGATCAAGGCCGCGCCGAACCCGCTGCTGGAAGCGGCCCGGCCTCTGCTGCGGGCGTTGGCCGACATGCCCGACCAGCTCGATCGCGAAGGCATCCAGCAGTTGCGCCTGCTGCTCGAACAGGAAGTGCGCCTGTTCCAGCGGCTCTGCGATCAGGCGAACATCCGCCGCGATCACATGCTCGGCGCGCGCTACTGCCTTTGCACGGCGCTCGACGAAGCGGCCATGCAAACCTCGTGGGCCAGGTCGGGCGAAAGCAGCCTCGGCACCTGGATCAGCGAAGGGCTCGCCACCTCGTTTCACGAGGACCGGCAGGGCGGCGACAAGGTCTATCTGCTGATCGGACGACTCATGAGCTCGCCGCAGGAACACCTCGATCTGCTCGAAGTCGTGTACCGGCTCCTGAGCCTCGGCTTCGAAGGCCGCTACCGGTACGAAGCCGACGGCCAGCGCAAGCACGAGACCGTCCGCCAGCGGCTCCACAACGAGATCGCGTCTCGACGCGGCGCGGTGTCCGTCGCCCTTTCGCCGCATTGGCAGTCCGACGCCAGGGGCGGGCGCGTCTCGTTCTACGACTTCCCCGTCTGGATCACGGTCGTCGTGCTGTCGCTGATCCTGCTCGGCCTGTTCGGCTATTTCAAATACGTGCTCTCGACCCGCAGCGCCGACGTGCAACAGCGGATCGCCGACATCGGCCGCATGACGCCGCCCCCTGCTCCGCCCGCGCTGCGTCTCAAGGCATTGCTCGGGAACGAGATTGCCGCGGGTACGGTCAGCGTCGACGAAGACAGCGGCCACGGCTCGGTGACCTTTCGCGGCGATGCGATGTTCCCGCCGGGCGCGGCGGCCGTGAATTCGGCGATGGGACCGCTGATCGCGAAGATCGCGGGCGAGATCGTCAAGATGCCGGGCAAGGTGACGGTGACGGGCTACACCGACAACGTGCCGATCAAAAGCCGTCAGTTCGCATCGAACGAGGCGCTGTCCGAGGAGCGCGCGACTCAGGTCATGCAGATGCTCCAGAGCGCAGGCGTGCCGGCGAGCCGCCTGGAGTCAATCGGCAAGGGCGACACGGGCCCGATCGGCGACAACGGAACCGTGCAAGGCCGCGCGCTGAACCGCCGCGTCGAAATCACGGTTGCGTACTAA
- the tssK gene encoding type VI secretion system baseplate subunit TssK produces the protein MSWHNKVVWSEGLFMRPQLFQQQERYLEHYAHKRAAPLSPFFFGFSHFSLDTEAPALGKIVVKSASGVFADGTPFDAPGSTPPPAPLTIRPEHLDQLIYLAVPIRVPNGEETAFDDAAESLARYVVFDTDLRDTNSIGQGPKTVQLSNLRLRLVPEKELTDAWIGLALTRVKTIRADASIELDDTLIPPVVGYGASDTLASWLAKIHDLTHLRANALAERLTGADGKAGSTAEVSDYLLLQTLNRYEPLLQHLQRVPTTSPAELYALLVCMAGELSTYVRTDTRRPLDTHPPYQHVAPHLCLKPVVDDAHRLLNAVLVRSAQSIVLTDQGHGMLNAVVDPADMQGFSAVVLAVHAQMPPDILQQQFAAQAKAGPSERLPDLVRSHLSGIALQALPVPPRQIPFNAGYVYYELTRTGPLWEEVSRHGGLALHVAGEFPSLKLELWGIRG, from the coding sequence ATGAGCTGGCATAACAAGGTCGTCTGGAGCGAGGGACTGTTCATGCGCCCGCAACTGTTCCAGCAGCAGGAGCGCTACCTCGAACACTATGCGCACAAGCGCGCGGCGCCGCTCTCACCGTTTTTCTTCGGTTTCAGCCACTTCAGCCTCGATACCGAGGCGCCGGCGCTCGGCAAGATAGTCGTCAAATCGGCCAGCGGCGTATTCGCCGACGGCACGCCGTTCGACGCGCCGGGCAGCACGCCCCCGCCCGCGCCGCTCACGATCCGGCCCGAGCATCTGGACCAGTTGATCTATCTCGCGGTGCCGATCCGCGTGCCGAACGGAGAGGAAACCGCGTTCGACGATGCCGCCGAGTCGCTCGCCCGCTACGTCGTGTTCGATACCGACCTGCGCGATACGAACTCGATCGGGCAAGGGCCGAAGACCGTTCAGCTATCGAACCTGCGTCTGCGGCTGGTTCCGGAGAAGGAGCTGACGGACGCGTGGATCGGCCTTGCGCTGACGCGCGTGAAGACGATCCGCGCCGACGCCAGCATCGAGCTCGACGACACGCTGATTCCGCCCGTGGTCGGCTACGGCGCGAGCGATACGCTCGCGAGCTGGCTCGCGAAGATCCACGACCTCACGCACCTGCGCGCGAACGCACTCGCCGAACGCCTGACGGGCGCGGACGGCAAGGCCGGCTCGACGGCCGAAGTGTCCGACTACCTGCTGCTGCAAACGCTCAACCGCTACGAGCCGCTTCTGCAGCATCTGCAGCGGGTGCCGACCACCTCGCCCGCCGAGCTGTATGCGCTGCTCGTCTGCATGGCGGGCGAGCTGTCGACCTATGTGCGGACCGACACGCGCCGGCCGCTCGACACGCATCCGCCGTATCAGCACGTCGCGCCGCACCTGTGCCTGAAGCCCGTCGTCGACGATGCACATCGGCTGCTCAACGCCGTGCTCGTGCGCAGCGCGCAAAGCATCGTGCTCACCGATCAGGGACACGGAATGCTCAATGCCGTGGTCGACCCGGCCGACATGCAGGGCTTCAGCGCGGTCGTACTCGCGGTGCACGCGCAGATGCCGCCCGACATCCTGCAGCAGCAGTTTGCCGCGCAGGCGAAGGCGGGGCCGTCCGAGCGCCTCCCGGACCTGGTGCGCAGCCATCTGTCCGGCATCGCGCTGCAGGCGCTGCCGGTGCCGCCGCGGCAGATTCCGTTCAACGCGGGCTACGTCTATTACGAACTCACGCGAACCGGACCGTTGTGGGAAGAAGTCTCGCGTCACGGCGGGCTCGCGTTGCACGTCGCGGGCGAATTTCCGTCGCTGAAGCTCGAGCTGTGGGGCATTCGGGGATAA
- the tssJ gene encoding type VI secretion system lipoprotein TssJ → MRPPTPVTVVAFALMFAACASGPPKPKEPIRLDLIVNAAPTVNPDDRNRAAPIVVGIYELKTDGAFNAADFFTLQDNEKTVLADDLVTRDRFLLRPGERRTIRRNADPATTAIGIVAAYRDLPNAVWRAVYRLPPAPDAAWYRFSSPKLKLTIDLDTHAIKVTETGK, encoded by the coding sequence ATGCGCCCGCCCACTCCCGTTACCGTCGTCGCGTTCGCGCTGATGTTCGCCGCATGTGCGAGCGGCCCCCCCAAGCCGAAGGAACCGATCCGTCTCGACCTGATCGTGAACGCCGCGCCTACCGTCAATCCGGACGATCGAAACCGAGCCGCGCCGATCGTCGTCGGCATCTATGAACTGAAGACCGACGGCGCATTCAACGCCGCCGACTTCTTCACGCTGCAGGACAACGAGAAGACCGTGCTGGCCGACGATCTCGTGACGCGCGACCGGTTCCTGCTTCGCCCGGGCGAGCGCCGGACGATCCGGCGCAACGCCGATCCGGCGACGACCGCAATCGGCATCGTCGCGGCCTACCGCGATTTGCCGAACGCGGTCTGGCGCGCGGTCTACCGGCTGCCGCCCGCGCCGGATGCGGCCTGGTACCGCTTCTCGTCGCCGAAGCTGAAACTGACCATCGATCTGGACACCCATGCGATCAAGGTCACCGAAACCGGAAAATGA
- a CDS encoding Hcp family type VI secretion system effector, which translates to MAQDIFLKIDGINGESLDDSHKDEIEVLNWDWEIEQASTMHAGSGGGAGKASVKDLTFEHAIDRASPNLMKYALTGKHVDQAVLVMRKAGGNPLEYLKLTMSDVIVTRVKPSGSRTDAERSRETVSLSFAKVKQEYVVQNAQGGSGGAVTTSFDIKGNKEA; encoded by the coding sequence ATGGCTCAGGATATTTTTTTGAAGATCGACGGCATCAACGGCGAATCGCTCGACGACAGTCACAAGGACGAAATCGAAGTCCTGAACTGGGACTGGGAAATCGAGCAGGCATCCACGATGCACGCCGGCAGCGGCGGCGGCGCCGGCAAGGCGAGCGTCAAGGACCTCACGTTCGAACATGCGATCGACCGCGCCAGCCCGAATCTGATGAAGTACGCGCTGACCGGCAAGCACGTCGACCAGGCCGTGCTCGTCATGCGCAAGGCCGGCGGCAACCCGCTCGAGTACCTGAAGCTCACGATGAGCGACGTGATCGTCACGCGGGTGAAGCCGTCCGGCAGCAGGACAGATGCGGAGCGCAGCCGCGAAACGGTGTCGCTGTCGTTCGCGAAGGTCAAGCAGGAGTATGTCGTGCAGAACGCGCAGGGCGGCAGCGGCGGCGCCGTCACGACCAGCTTCGACATCAAGGGCAACAAGGAAGCTTGA